TCCTGCACGGCCCGCAGGTCTGCCCCATGGTCGAGGAGATGGGTGGCAAAGGAATGCCGGATGGCGTGGGGGCTAACTTTCTTGTCGATGCTCACTTTCTTTATGTACCTGTCCAGCATCAGCTGTACAGCCCTGACAGAAAGCCTCTCCCCTCTATAGTTCAGGAAAAGCGCGCCCAGGTCGCATCGCGCATCGGAACGTGCCCGAAGGATCTGAGGTCTCCCCTTCTCCATGTATTCGCTCAACGCAGCCCTTGCCTGCGCTCCTATGGGAACGACACGTTCCTTACCGCCCTTCCCGAACGCCTTCACGAATCCGTGCGCAAGGTCGACATCCTCCACGTCTAGCCCGACAAGCTCGCCGACACGCAAGCCCGCGGCATAGAGCGTCTCGAGTATGGCTCTGTCTCGAAGCCCGAGAGGCGTGTCCTGCGGCGGCGCCTCCATAAGGCTTGCGACGTCCTCCTCATGGAGAAAACGCGGAAGCACCTTCGCGAGTTTCGGCGCGCTCACGCCTCGGGCGGGGTTGGTTTCGCATATTCCCTTCCTACACAGATACGCAAAGAAGGAACGTACAGCTGCGAGACGCCGAGCTATGGTTCGCCGCGAGTACTTGGCTTTCTGCAGGCTGGCGAGGTACGCTCTTATCTCAAGATGCCCCACTTTGGCAGGATCGTCGACCCTCTCAAGGACCTCGGCCAGAAAGTCAAGGAAACACCGTATATCGTGACCGTACGCCTCGACAGTGTTCGGCGAGACGCCCTTCTCCAGCTCAAGCTGCTTTAAGAACCCCTCGACCTCCGTCGCGAGCAACAGTGGCACACCCCCACGCCGGCTCAAGTGGCGGACCCACCCTCCCCGCGCCAGCCAGGCCGTTACCAACGGCATCTCCCGTCGCGGCGACGCGGCGGCCGCCTGCGGGCACGCGTTCGAAGGTCCTGCACCGAGTGGGTCGTCGTGCCCACCCAGCGCGAAATTGTAACATAATTATAATATTCCTTCAACCCCGGCGTGGAGTGTTTTCTCGAAATGTACCGCCGCCAGGAGGGCGCGGGTCGCAATTTGGCGCCTTGCGGCCCTGCCCTTGTGCTCTCCGCTTGGGCGTGGCATGATCCCGAAATTCGCGTTCATGGGCTGAAACCCGCTCGGGTGCGGGCTGCTTATGTAGCGGCACAGGCTGCCGTGGACGGTTTCCTCTGGAAAGACC
Above is a genomic segment from Bacillota bacterium containing:
- the xerC gene encoding tyrosine recombinase XerC, translating into MPLVTAWLARGGWVRHLSRRGGVPLLLATEVEGFLKQLELEKGVSPNTVEAYGHDIRCFLDFLAEVLERVDDPAKVGHLEIRAYLASLQKAKYSRRTIARRLAAVRSFFAYLCRKGICETNPARGVSAPKLAKVLPRFLHEEDVASLMEAPPQDTPLGLRDRAILETLYAAGLRVGELVGLDVEDVDLAHGFVKAFGKGGKERVVPIGAQARAALSEYMEKGRPQILRARSDARCDLGALFLNYRGERLSVRAVQLMLDRYIKKVSIDKKVSPHAIRHSFATHLLDHGADLRAVQELLGHVSVSTTQIYTHVTREKLKLVYDRAHPRA